The stretch of DNA TACAACAGGTAGGGTCTCCACTTGAGGTTTACGCATCGCCTGTCAATAAGTTTGTTGCTGGATTTATCGGTAGCCCTCCGATGAATTTCCTAGAGGTTGTTGTTGAACAAGCTGGTGACAATTACTACCTCAACGAAGGTTCATTCAGAATATTGCTTCCAAAGGGAAGATTTAAGAATATTTCCGAATATGTTGGAAGAAAAGTGATTATGGGTATAAGGCCAGAGTATCTGTACGACCGTGGCTCATACACGGGTTCTGTTAGCGAAAATGTAATATCCGCTAATGTTGAGATTACGGAAATTCTCGGAGCAGAACAGTATGTATACTTTGCTACCGAAAAACACCCATTTATCGCTAGATTTGATCCTTTCATTCGTGTCAAGTTGGGTGAAAAGAGAGAAGTTGTTGTTGATCTAGAAAAGTTGATAGTGTTTGATGCAGAAACAGAATACGTGATAAGCTGATCTTATGCGTGGTTTTTAGGAGCTTTATAGCTCCTTCCCCTAAAATCATGCCAAGTGTGAAAAAGTTCAATGAGGGATCTATCATTTACTTTGACAAGGATATAGGAAGTGAGGTCTTCTTGCTGAGATCAGGTAAAGTTATTTTGAAATATATTTCTGAGGATACTAATGAAGAGGTATCAAAGGTAATAAGACCTGGAGAAATATTTGGATTAAAATCAGCAATAATCTCTGCTCCAAGAGGTGAAACAGCAATATCTGCTGAGACCTCTGAGGTTATATCTTTTGATGTTAAGGAATTTGAGAGCTTTATATCATCAAAACCTGAGATCTTGTTTAAAACTCTCAAGGCTTTGAGTAACCAATTGAGAAATATAGGAATAAAAGTTAACAGCCTCTTATCAAATAATATTGTTGTGAGATCTGATTTAGGAATGTTCAAAATAGGAGAATATCTTCTCACCAACAAGAGATACAAACAAGCTATTCAGTCATTTGAGAGATTTCTTAAAGTATATCCTGATTCGGATTTGGTAGGTGAGGCTAAGAGGCGAATACAGATAGCTAAAAAAGCACTGGATACGGGAGTATTAGATAAGTTTACCCCAATTGATGAAAGTTCTATTGCTACCTCACTACCGCAGATGTCTCACAATGAAATCCAGGTTAATGGTACGGTTTCTAGCATTCTTAATGCTTTGTCTTTGGCTGAAAACAATTTCAATCGTGGAAATTTTACAGAAGCACTGAAAATATTGGAAAAGATCTTTGTCGTCAAAGAAATACCAAGCGTAGATCTTTTGGAGAAAGCATTAAACCTTAAGGCTAAATGTTTGACTAGGCTTAAAAATTACGATGAAGCAATAAGTACCTACAAAGAACTTCTTTCCAATTTTTCAAATTCCAAAAACATTAAGGTATATATGTTCAACATGGCTGTGGTATTAATAGAAAAGGGTGACAAGGATAACGCTTTTGTGACGCTAAGGAAGGTAGCTTCTACTCCTCCGTTTGACGAAGTATCGCAGAAGGCAAAGGAGTTTATTGCAAAGATCTCTACTTAAAGGCCTTTGTTTCTTATTGCTTCCTAATAAACTTGACAATTCTTGTGAACTCTTCAAGGTTTAAGGATGCTCCACCAACTAATACTCCGTCAATGTCTGGCATGGCCATAAGATCGTCAATGTTGTCAGCTCTTACGCTTCCACCATATTGTATTACCATATTTTCAGCAACTTCGTTTGAATATAGCTCTGAGATAAGCTTTCTTATAAAAGACTGAACTTCCTGAGCATCCTCAGGCTTTGCAGTTTTCCCAGTTCCTATTGCCCACACAGGTTCGTAGGCAATAACTACATTCCTAATATCATCGTTAGAAACTCCAGCTAACCCCCTAACTGTCTGTTCCTTTACCACATCTATTGTTTTCCCTTCTTCTCTCTCCTCAAGCAGTTCTCCTACACATAGTATTACTTTAAGTCCATGCTTTAACGCAGATTTTACCTTCTTGTTTATTACTTCATCAGTTTCTTTTATTATGTGCCTTCTCTCACTGTGACCAACTATTACATACTCGCACCCTACGTCTTTTAACATCATTGGAGATATTTCCCCAGTGTATGCTCCTTTGTCTTCGTAAAAGACATCTTGGGCTCCAAGTTTGACATTAGTATTTTTCACAACTTCATAAGTGGCATATAGTGCTGTAA from Brevinematia bacterium encodes:
- the tpiA gene encoding triose-phosphate isomerase, with the protein product MRRYLIAGNWKMNKLVSEAVELAKGLVGNVKDVSDRDILICPPFTALYATYEVVKNTNVKLGAQDVFYEDKGAYTGEISPMMLKDVGCEYVIVGHSERRHIIKETDEVINKKVKSALKHGLKVILCVGELLEEREEGKTIDVVKEQTVRGLAGVSNDDIRNVVIAYEPVWAIGTGKTAKPEDAQEVQSFIRKLISELYSNEVAENMVIQYGGSVRADNIDDLMAMPDIDGVLVGGASLNLEEFTRIVKFIRKQ
- a CDS encoding tetratricopeptide repeat protein, which encodes MKKFNEGSIIYFDKDIGSEVFLLRSGKVILKYISEDTNEEVSKVIRPGEIFGLKSAIISAPRGETAISAETSEVISFDVKEFESFISSKPEILFKTLKALSNQLRNIGIKVNSLLSNNIVVRSDLGMFKIGEYLLTNKRYKQAIQSFERFLKVYPDSDLVGEAKRRIQIAKKALDTGVLDKFTPIDESSIATSLPQMSHNEIQVNGTVSSILNALSLAENNFNRGNFTEALKILEKIFVVKEIPSVDLLEKALNLKAKCLTRLKNYDEAISTYKELLSNFSNSKNIKVYMFNMAVVLIEKGDKDNAFVTLRKVASTPPFDEVSQKAKEFIAKIST